From the Schistocerca nitens isolate TAMUIC-IGC-003100 chromosome 10, iqSchNite1.1, whole genome shotgun sequence genome, the window GGCCACCTCTTACAACTGATTGGTTGTAACAATAATTATTTAGGTATATGAAATGCAACGATCATATTGGCTCAGCCATACGTAAAGGAGGTGACAGATTGCGATTGATAAATATTAGCGATATGCAGTCAgtttgcaaaggagattgcttaccaaACAATCATATGGCCCATTCTAAAATACTGCTCAGCTGGATGGAACCAGGCTAAATAGGGCTAATGGTGGGTACTCAGTTTGGACGAATAAGGACATCACGAATGAACACAAATATCTTTGAGCCATAGGAGTATGTCTCGGAGATGCTGAATAAAACTTGAACACAAATGCAAACTATCTCGAGAAAGATTcaagaatctaggaatatactacaaccccctgcaTATCGCTcccacaagattagattaattacagcgcgcacagaggcgtttaggccccgtatgtgaatggaacgggaagaagccctagcAGCAGGTAAAGTGCGAAGTACCCTCTGTTATGCactccacagtggtttgcagagtatggatgtaaatgtaaaatttCCACAGATAGCCTCTAAGCACTGGCAGCTCCGACGAAGTCCGTCAAGGCCAAAACAAATGACGTTTGGTCTGAGAGGAGTTCATGCAGCGGTCGCGGTGGTTAATACGGGCGGCGGAACGCCTGTAGCTGCTGCCAGCAGTCGGAAATAGGAGCCGCTTCGCGTTACACTGGAGAGAACACGGGCGAATGAGCATCAATAAAAGAGAATCAGCGAACGTGAACTCCCTCTGCAGTAAACGGTAGGTGAACGCGGGCGAACTGTAATCGGTCGCGTTCAGTTTGCGTTCGCTAGTGCTCGCTTGTGCTCCGCTGAGTATTTAGCTTTCAGTTATTCATCACAGTACCTTTGCCTCTTCCGATTTCTGTTATCATCGCTCTGTGTGGAGACATTTCGTGCTTATCTAGGTCACATGAGGCTTTATTGATTGTGGCATCTGTGTACATTGGTTTCCCGTATACTTGAAATTTATATCTGTTGCTGGAGCCACTTATGGACACATCCAGCAAATGTAAACCATCGACTGTCTGGTGTTCAAAAGTACAGATGATTTTCTACTGCACgttattcatttcttttgcaaggtCCTCAATTTCCTCTGTTGTGCCATCACCATGTATTTCTGGTGTCACATCCAGTGAGCGCATCCAATGCATACAGTAGTTATCCGTCATGTAATTCATTTactccatctttattcttcataaatGTCACTCCAACTGTGAGTTCAATTTGCAGtatcaattttttttatacaaaatGTACTATATtagttttgtaatattcagtttGCATAATTAATCATTCGCTACTGCACTTATTAAATTAGCATACACAGCACTcactacatttatactacgcagtTTCAGTTTTTTAGTCACGGAGAAGCTTAAGCTGCAAACTGTGCTCTCAGAACTTGTCAGTAAAACGCGTCCTTGGACACAGACATAATTTTCCGATGTAAACAAAGATTTCAGTCGACAGTATGGTGGATACTGCACTGTTTTTGTGcaacatataaatgaaaaattgtttgtGCAACGATCACAAAAGCGAAaaccgaaagaagaagcagagtAGCAAGGAAGTATATCTAACGAGTAAAATATCATATATATACAACTCGCGAAGTAGCTGTAGCTAAAGAGAATTGTTCTTTTGCACAGGTCAACTGCAGCATCCAACTTACGATGTCCTAACTGAATACTGAAATATGTAATGTGCCAACTGAAAATGGGTGAAAGTCCGAAACGCGttgatttaaataaaaatacataaaaatgtggcaggttgctgtatttcttaagaCCGACGGAGCTCAACAACCAATAAAATGGATATATTATAGATTACTCTCACGATTTGGTGCATCCCATGGTCAGTGATGTCATCTGATCTTCCAGCACATGATTTTTTTCTCTGGATTTATCTCAAGCCCATCATATTTTCACAGAGGCTTCACAGCACAGGTGGATTGAGAATCGCAATACACGAAGAGCTAATGGCCAAGAAACGATTTAGAGAGTAACGAGTAGATTTCGTTAATGTGTTCCACAATGCACGCCAATTATGGAAGCCATTTGTTTAATGTACTTTCTAACAAATAAATATTGGCTTTCCAATAATGACTACGTGTGTAGGACAGTTATGTATAAGTTATATTGGTGTAAACATACGTTAAACCTCATAATAACCACAGAAATATGAATTACTTCACATGGATTTCCTTCTACTTTCTATGCTTAATTCTGAACAAAGCATATGCGCACCTCAATTGTATGGATTTTTAGGTCATACTAAAAAACTGAACTGCCACCTGCTCGCACCTAATGGATGACAGCTAGTATGATGAATTTTAAGTAATTCCTTCGATTTTTTTGAgattatttgtttatttcattttgttgaaAGACAATGTTACAGCCGTATCACGCAGAAAATAAACTTTGTTACGTATTTTAGCTAGAGATATGCAAAAGTACCACAAGCATTTGTACATTTTGCTGCAGCAAAGCCTGAAATTTCAAAACTGCTGATAACCTTAGGGGAAACGAATTTTAAtggtactacacacacacacacacacacacacacacacacacacacacacacacacacacccttctgTCAAAAATTAGCTCATCTTAGTAATTATATATGTAAcatgaaatgctgcaaaatgaccaAAACAATGAGTTAGTTACCAGTAGCTGATCACTGTGGAAATTAAATGTGACTCAACTATTCTGAGACATAATGAAATCTCTTTTCCAACAAGATGCACAGTGATACAGATTTGCACAACCTCTTCATACACGTGTCATTATCACCTAAAGTGGAAAGCTCATTTCTACAAAATCTTCGCACCACTCTTATATCAAAACATCAAGCACAATTTTAAACTGAACTGCTAATACTAAGATAGTGACACCTCAACTTCAATACGTGCTACTGGTACTTCAGTTGAAAGTGATGGACAAATGTTGTTGCACCAGATAAGCAAACGCCACATTCTTAAATTGTAGTAGAAGAGACTACGTCACTTAATTAATAGCTCTTAGTGTACTTCTCTCAGTTAAGAGCTATACATTTTTGATTTTACACTAGACGTATCACCGTGTTGGGTTTCATTGCACGGTTCTATCTTCTGGACGCATATCGCGCAGTGACCACAGCACACTTGCAAGGTCTGAGAATATGAGGAAATTTGGTCATAGGTTCCTTTCAGCTGCTACAAGGTCCTACAGTTAATATGTAGCATTCAGTCATATACAGTGGACCTATTTGGTATGTGTGTCTTGAAGATACAATGAGGAACTATGGTAATCATCTCAGCCTGCCTATCTTTATTTCTAAAGTGTTACGACCAAACATACAAGAAATGGTACGTATGTAGTTGTCTCATATGCTCAAGTCATAATATTATTTATGTAGATATCTCTCATCTGCTTGCTTGCTAGCTGGCCTTCTCATATGTGGGCCACGTTTTGGTTGTTTAGAACAAATGGCTTCTGGATTTGTTGAACTGTTTTGTTTGGAAGTGTAGTGTCAATAGTAATTTGGAGCTTTACTTTGATATTTCATTTACTTCAATATCCGAGTTCACGTCTCATGCTGGAGTAAAATCAGATATTTAATATTACAAAGTCAGTAACAAATTTGGTAAAGAAAAGGCAATAACCGTTCTGAACAACAGCAGTACATGCAAACACCACATTAATTACACAACTTTATTTTTATATGTGATAATCAAAACTTTATCGCTATTTCTCATGACCCTACAGGACAAGCAGACATATGAACATACCGGATGTGAAATTTCACACACTGATAAGCCATTTCTGCTCTAGAACTTCTTATGATACAGTCACATCGACAACTGTGTTCATCAGTTTAAAGTATATTTATAGGCTGTGCTGATATGATACGTGTGCGAAACTGACATGTTATCCCATTGCAGCTCGTTGTGAATGTCTTTGGAAACACTTCTCAAGTATTTGGGCATTTCCTCATGTGAAGCAGTAAGTGTTTTCTCAAGTTGCTCTCATATGAGAATTTCTTTTGACAAATGTTGCAGTTGTATGGTTTTACACCAGTATGCACTCGCGAATGTTCCCTCAAGTTGCTTATGTTTCTGAATCTCTTATGACAGAATTCACAGTTGTAGGGGCGCTCACCAGTATGCAACCGTGAATGCTTTTTCAGGTCACTATTTTGTACGAATGCCTTGTTGCAAACCACGCAGCTGAATGGGCGTTCGCCAGTGTGCAACCACGAATGCTTCTTCAGATCTCCATTTTGTATGAACGTCTTGTTGCAAACGCTACAGCTGAATGGGCGTTCACCAGTGTGCACTCTGAAGTGTCTCTTTAGATTGGCGCCTGTTGTGAATGTTTTGTTGCACACACTGCACGAACGCAGGCGTTCACGTCTGTCCACGTGCGTGTGCTCCTTCATTTCCTGCAACTGTGCAAACGTCTTCTTGCAGATGCTACATCCGTGCCCCATAGGCATTATACCACTTTTATTTCCACAACATGCTTCCTCGTTTGTCGTGCATTGTTCCCTGCTGCCTGTTCCTGCAGCATCATTACTCTTGTCATCCTCCGCACCAATGGAAACAGTACTGCGAAAAGTGGAAAAAACTGCGTTAGAAAGTATTTTCAGAGCAGTACAACAATCAAAATGAAAAATTATATCAACAAATGTTAGGTCGTCAAATGTCTCAAAAGGTGCTCCAAAACAGATTATTAATTAAGATCACAAAGCCTTGAATCAACATATTTTAGGCCCCTTTTAAGAGGCAACAAAAAAAGATTTGAGgccatttcaggcattactttaggacttaaaagttttaaaatttctCTGAGCATTTCAAAGAAGTTAAAAATAACCAAATTCACTGACACCGCGGTTAATGCAAAGTGAAACTCAATCATAACTTTGGCAGACGTAGGAAATTAACTGATATGGACCACAGAACTATAAGGCATATTACGTGAACTACATCAAAATCAATAACTCCATTACAAAACTATTAGATGCTCAACATCAGATAGTCCTTTGGTGCTGTTCTTGATTTGTTTGGGCATGTTAAGGGATTTTCATAGTTTTCCTAGCACTCACAATACACTAGGACGAAAACGGAAGAGAGACTTGCTTCGACTATTATAAACGACGCCACATCAGTCGTGGAGCAGTGGATAATAACGTTTACAGAGTGACGTACCATGTAAAAGACGTTGCATTGAGAGAAACCTGTGTAAACCTTGCGGATTACAGGAAATAAACTACTTAAGTGACGGTGTGTGGTCACAAAAAGTTCGATCCAGAATTTGATTGAAAATGTTCATAAGTAATGAAGAAAATCGACAGGTAATAGTGTTCAGCTCAACACTCCATAATTTGTCAAAAATTTAGACTTCTGTGTTGCGTGAAATCTTAATAAACCCTTTCAACTGTTGACTGATTCATGCATTTTTGATATATTATCACCCAGTAACTAATTATAATTTGGAATTATTGCTAGACAATTCCGACTACAGCAATAGTAGTAGCGTCTATTTTAATAAAACATTATTGAATCTACCAATCCGTATTGCGACTTGGACCGATATAACACTGGTCACCACGCTGGTAAAATGAAAATAGATTCCATTCTGATGTCACTAAGTTCTTTAAAATCTAAGCTAATCCATGTGGCTAGttttttagtcttctgactggattgaacCACGAAtttctcccctgtgccaacctcttcatctcggagtagcacttgcaaactacttcctcaattatttgctggatgtattccaatatatgtcttcccctacagtttttactctctacagctccctctagtaccgggcaggttgttccctgatgtcttgacagacgCCCTTTCCCCCTGACACCTTATAAGTGTCTTCCACACACTCCCTTCCACTCAGATTCTGCACTTTCAACATTCgcatgta encodes:
- the LOC126210368 gene encoding zinc finger protein 596-like isoform X1 is translated as MEMVETDPLLSVKQEIEYVCVKQESPDVQEWEVPDDWNDAQDPLSIDKEECLSSEDHLTSSTFNIVKTENEDNEGHTGSNDDGEDYSSESFIGCSTFNIEKTEDEENEEAVREDHTEELKHEVESTSSGSEPKSTVSIGAEDDKSNDAAGTGSREQCTTNEEACCGNKSGIMPMGHGCSICKKTFAQLQEMKEHTHVDRRERLRSCSVCNKTFTTGANLKRHFRVHTGERPFSCSVCNKTFIQNGDLKKHSWLHTGERPFSCVVCNKAFVQNSDLKKHSRLHTGERPYNCEFCHKRFRNISNLREHSRVHTGVKPYNCNICQKKFSYESNLRKHLLLHMRKCPNT